In Arthrobacter burdickii, one DNA window encodes the following:
- a CDS encoding amidohydrolase, with translation MAATLYCRGRIHTLDRAAVPADTLLAEDGVIVAIGDDRAVRRSLTGPVEEFDLEGRSVIPGLIDAHIHSATFARDRTTVDLRGVTDLEEAVERVRRHAETLAPGQWLFGGRWDFNTWTVPLQPDRHSLDSVCPDRPVALPSIDGHTIWANSLALRAIDVTAATPDPIGGEIVRDERGEPTGILRESARQPLRDLMNSELSGDLVSQLRAAQEHFLSLGLTGLHDMDAEDSRDAYLRLHGAGELKLRVHKSIPMNYLDGAIAEGRYTGQGDDWFTTGALKLFSDGALGSHTALMSEPFPGEQHNHGIEVIPYRDLVHLMGKAARAGIAVATHAIGDRANHLVLNAYAELLPITRDRGLRHRIEHAQHLLPSDVARFVELGVIPSMQPTHCTSDIPLSEAMLHGRPLANYAWRALRDTGATLAFGSDAPVESPNPAYGLHAALTRQNEHGEPPTGWEPEQRLDLTEALEGFTSGPAFAAGQEAKLGRLRPGMLADFAVLNEDPFSIAPHELRNLEVQTTVVGGKVRFQRTGATARPI, from the coding sequence ATGGCAGCAACGCTCTACTGCCGCGGCCGCATCCACACCCTGGACCGAGCAGCCGTTCCCGCCGACACGCTGCTGGCGGAAGACGGCGTCATCGTCGCGATCGGCGATGACCGGGCGGTGAGGAGATCCCTCACCGGTCCTGTCGAAGAGTTCGACCTCGAGGGCCGCTCGGTGATCCCCGGCCTCATCGATGCCCACATCCACTCCGCCACTTTCGCGAGGGACAGGACCACCGTCGACCTCCGCGGCGTTACTGATCTCGAGGAAGCCGTCGAGCGCGTTCGTCGGCATGCCGAGACTCTCGCACCGGGCCAGTGGCTTTTCGGTGGACGGTGGGACTTCAACACCTGGACGGTCCCGTTGCAACCCGACCGCCACAGCCTGGACAGCGTGTGCCCGGACCGTCCCGTCGCGCTGCCCAGTATCGACGGTCACACGATCTGGGCCAACAGCCTCGCTCTCCGGGCCATCGATGTCACGGCGGCGACGCCAGATCCGATCGGTGGCGAGATCGTCCGTGACGAGCGGGGCGAACCCACCGGGATCCTCCGCGAGTCTGCCCGCCAGCCTCTGCGCGATCTCATGAACTCCGAGCTCTCCGGAGATCTGGTGTCCCAGCTTCGCGCGGCCCAGGAGCACTTCCTGTCGCTCGGGCTCACCGGCCTCCACGACATGGATGCGGAGGACAGCCGCGACGCCTACCTGCGCCTGCACGGGGCGGGTGAGCTGAAGCTCCGCGTGCACAAGTCGATTCCCATGAACTATCTCGACGGTGCAATCGCCGAGGGCCGGTACACCGGGCAGGGTGATGACTGGTTCACCACCGGCGCGCTCAAGCTGTTCAGCGATGGTGCCCTCGGCTCGCATACCGCGCTCATGAGCGAGCCTTTCCCCGGCGAACAACACAATCACGGCATCGAGGTGATTCCCTACCGCGATCTCGTGCACCTCATGGGCAAGGCCGCCCGCGCCGGCATAGCCGTGGCAACACATGCGATCGGAGACCGCGCCAACCACCTCGTGCTGAACGCCTATGCCGAACTGCTGCCCATCACCCGCGATCGCGGTCTACGCCATCGCATCGAGCACGCACAGCACCTGTTGCCGTCCGATGTGGCCCGCTTCGTGGAGCTCGGCGTGATCCCCTCGATGCAACCTACGCACTGCACGTCGGACATCCCCCTTTCGGAAGCGATGCTGCACGGTCGCCCGCTGGCCAACTATGCGTGGCGCGCGCTCCGCGACACGGGAGCCACCCTCGCCTTCGGTTCGGACGCCCCGGTCGAGAGCCCGAATCCTGCCTACGGTCTGCACGCCGCTCTCACTCGACAGAACGAACACGGTGAACCGCCCACAGGGTGGGAACCGGAGCAGCGACTCGACCTGACCGAGGCGCTCGAGGGTTTCACGTCCGGGCCCGCCTTCGCCGCGGGCCAGGAGGCGAAGCTCGGACGGTTACGCCCTGGAATGCTTGCGGACTTCGCCGTGCTGAACGAGGACCCCTTCTCGATCGCCCCGCATGAACTGCGCAATCTCGAGGTGCAGACGACCGTCGTCGGTGGGAAAGTACGGTTCCAACGCACCGGCGCGACTGCGCGCCCTATCTAG
- a CDS encoding TetR/AcrR family transcriptional regulator: MTLTGPGRPRTRESTRPGATAREEILDAAAELFTTQGYATTSTRAVADAVGIRQSSLYHHFATKDDILEELLTGTVAEGLAFARAASAIGDGTVSPAARLHAVALFDGTQLCSGRWNIGVLYHLPEARGERFRSFLADRGELRGLYRRLGSAAVPAPLWHGDARHHGELAFRLVESLVSLRADGQVTPDSPLQVADAAMVLCGAGSTLGTIRADSLALIARLGRDVPDPVAGTH; this comes from the coding sequence GTGACCCTCACCGGACCGGGACGTCCCCGCACGCGCGAATCGACCCGCCCCGGAGCCACGGCCCGTGAGGAGATCCTCGACGCGGCGGCGGAGCTCTTCACCACGCAGGGCTACGCCACCACCTCGACCCGCGCCGTGGCGGACGCGGTCGGGATACGGCAGTCCTCGCTCTACCACCACTTCGCCACGAAGGACGACATCCTCGAGGAGCTCCTGACCGGAACGGTGGCAGAGGGGCTGGCCTTCGCCCGGGCAGCCTCCGCCATCGGGGACGGCACGGTCTCTCCCGCCGCCCGGCTCCATGCCGTGGCGTTGTTCGACGGGACGCAGCTGTGCAGCGGTCGCTGGAACATCGGGGTCCTCTACCACCTGCCGGAAGCACGGGGCGAGCGCTTCCGCTCATTCCTCGCCGACCGCGGGGAGTTGCGCGGCCTGTACCGTCGGCTGGGCTCGGCCGCTGTCCCCGCACCGCTCTGGCACGGTGATGCCCGGCATCACGGCGAACTCGCCTTCCGCCTGGTCGAATCCCTCGTGAGCCTCCGGGCGGACGGCCAGGTCACGCCCGACTCGCCACTCCAGGTGGCCGACGCGGCCATGGTGCTGTGCGGCGCCGGCAGCACCCTCGGGACCATCCGGGCGGACAGCCTCGCACTCATCGCGCGGCTGGGGCGCGACGTGCCGGACCCGGTGGCCGGCACGCACTAG
- a CDS encoding CBM96 family carbohydrate-binding protein, with protein MANLRHPSLLTALLTAVLLGLGALVVPVGASAAPGDVGVEGPSHAGTGTPTGTKRATNALWFNDGRWWGNLWDTASSDFHIFRFDAGTSSWVDTGVATDPRANTHHDVLWDGSTLFVASYQFVNDGVAAVAGFPTTMRRYSYNASTKTYALLGATKINDQKVEALTIDKDSTGRVWATWQQGNRIYLNVTGEDGATWGTPFPHPASLSNVTLDDISTLVAFGPGKMGVMWSREASDATAGFYWSYHRDTDPITTWSPAVAATSGLKSGDDHMNLKWLDSSGGRVFAAVKTSFTSSSQPLIQLLALDNVSSQWTKHTIATQGECPNRVIVLIDEAAQRLRTFATYPKPSGTTNAGVCTTSGGAIYEKSTPLDNINFTTAKTPRIVDADQYVHNVTSTKQNLNSTRTPNSGVLILADVGATSRYWHFYEGSGGAGPAPGDTTAPTVTTSPAGNATGVAVGSNVTGTFSEAMDASTITAAGAFTLRTGTTTGTGTQVSAGVTYDGTSRVATLNPTADLTPNTPYTATISGAKDVAGNAVVTRTWTFTTAPAGGTSTTATLTATADSYVSSGAPGTNRGTSPTLWVDSSPIETTYLKFDLKAYAGRTIESATLQLTSAGNGSTGKQNIKLVAGDSWTETGITYTNAPVPGTSIGTLGPTAINTRYSVPLTVTGLAGELGQQLSLAIDSSSSDGLILNSREASPTLVPTLVLTFK; from the coding sequence TTGGCGAACCTCCGGCATCCTTCACTGCTGACGGCGCTGTTGACAGCGGTGCTGCTTGGGCTGGGCGCCCTGGTGGTGCCGGTCGGGGCGTCGGCTGCTCCCGGTGATGTCGGGGTCGAGGGTCCGTCCCATGCCGGGACGGGTACCCCGACGGGTACGAAGCGGGCGACCAACGCGCTGTGGTTCAACGACGGGCGCTGGTGGGGCAACCTGTGGGACACCGCCAGTTCGGATTTCCATATCTTCCGGTTCGATGCCGGAACGAGTTCGTGGGTCGATACGGGCGTGGCGACGGACCCGCGGGCGAACACGCACCATGACGTCCTGTGGGACGGGTCGACCCTCTTCGTGGCGAGCTACCAGTTCGTCAATGACGGCGTGGCGGCTGTGGCGGGCTTCCCGACGACGATGCGCCGCTACAGCTACAACGCGAGCACGAAGACGTATGCGCTGCTGGGTGCGACAAAGATCAATGACCAAAAGGTCGAGGCGCTGACCATCGACAAGGACTCGACCGGTCGGGTGTGGGCCACCTGGCAGCAGGGAAACCGGATCTACCTGAACGTCACCGGCGAGGACGGCGCGACGTGGGGGACGCCGTTTCCGCACCCGGCGTCGCTGAGCAACGTCACCCTGGACGACATCTCCACCCTGGTCGCGTTCGGACCCGGCAAGATGGGCGTGATGTGGAGCCGTGAGGCCAGCGATGCCACCGCCGGCTTTTACTGGAGCTACCACCGCGACACGGACCCGATCACCACCTGGAGCCCTGCCGTGGCGGCGACGTCGGGGCTGAAGAGCGGTGACGACCACATGAACCTGAAGTGGCTGGATTCCTCCGGTGGCCGGGTCTTCGCCGCGGTCAAGACATCGTTCACGTCTTCGTCCCAGCCGCTGATCCAGCTGTTGGCGCTGGACAACGTGTCCTCGCAGTGGACGAAGCATACGATCGCGACCCAGGGCGAGTGCCCCAACCGGGTGATCGTCCTGATCGACGAGGCCGCGCAGCGGCTGCGGACCTTCGCCACCTATCCGAAGCCCAGCGGCACGACGAACGCCGGCGTCTGCACCACCTCGGGGGGCGCGATCTACGAGAAATCCACGCCTCTGGACAACATCAATTTCACCACCGCGAAGACACCTCGGATTGTGGACGCGGACCAGTATGTGCACAATGTGACGTCGACGAAGCAGAACCTTAATTCGACGCGCACGCCTAACAGCGGTGTGCTGATCCTCGCCGACGTGGGCGCCACGAGCCGGTACTGGCACTTCTACGAGGGCAGTGGCGGTGCGGGTCCTGCGCCAGGGGATACGACGGCTCCGACGGTGACTACGTCTCCGGCTGGCAACGCGACGGGTGTGGCAGTGGGCAGCAACGTGACGGGGACGTTCTCGGAGGCGATGGACGCCTCGACGATCACGGCGGCGGGTGCGTTCACGCTGAGGACGGGGACGACGACGGGGACAGGGACGCAGGTGTCGGCAGGTGTGACCTACGACGGCACAAGCAGGGTCGCGACGTTGAACCCGACCGCGGATCTCACGCCGAACACGCCGTACACGGCCACGATCAGTGGGGCGAAGGATGTCGCCGGTAACGCAGTGGTGACCAGGACCTGGACCTTCACCACGGCTCCCGCGGGCGGCACGTCGACGACCGCCACGCTGACGGCCACCGCTGACAGCTATGTGTCCAGCGGGGCGCCGGGGACGAACCGTGGCACGAGCCCCACGCTGTGGGTGGACAGCAGCCCGATCGAGACCACGTACCTGAAGTTCGACCTGAAAGCGTATGCGGGCAGGACGATCGAGAGTGCCACGCTGCAGCTGACCAGCGCAGGTAACGGGTCGACGGGCAAGCAGAATATCAAGCTGGTCGCGGGTGACAGCTGGACGGAAACCGGAATTACGTACACCAACGCCCCGGTCCCCGGCACCAGCATCGGCACGCTGGGTCCGACAGCGATCAACACCCGTTACAGCGTTCCGCTCACGGTCACCGGCCTGGCCGGTGAGCTAGGCCAGCAGCTCTCCCTGGCCATCGACTCCAGCAGCAGCGACGGCCTGATCCTCAACTCCAGGGAGGCCAGCCCCACGCTCGTGCCCACGCTGGTGCTCACGTTCAAGTAA
- a CDS encoding phospholipase D family protein has translation MDRDVDSWFLSRAERGNLATEVHAGGTGSQSWSEGNLVRPLVHGATYFARLHEELTALREGDRVWFTDWRGDGDERLTEDGPSIGTLLADLARKGVEVRGLIWRSHGERVSAPISGRSNELMSRQVNDAGGEVLLDQRVRLFGSHHQKLFVIRRRDDPSRDVAFVGGIDLSHSRRDDAGHAGDPQAVTMDPRYGKQPPWHDAALELRGPVVGDVLALFAERWNDPHPLDHRTPYRMLLHRLARMPRHPEPLPDTAPPPPPAGPHAVQLLRTYGVKHPPFPFAPEGERSIARGYAKAFSRARSLIYIEDQYLWSTEVAAGIASALERNPDLKVIAVVPRYPDSDGFFGGPPRRIGQVRAMGILHRAAPGRVGVFDLENSAGTPIYVHAKICIIDDVWFACGSDNFNRRSWTSDSELTCAVLDTTSGTPETTRTDTGQDSYRPLAREFRVQLWAEHLGLDPDDPRLQDPAAGFDLWNSTAEALDRWNDAGRRAPRPAGQVRRHTPAPVTPLQRLWAEPLSRLVVDPDGRPRRSRGTNDF, from the coding sequence GTGGACCGTGACGTGGACAGCTGGTTCCTGAGCCGCGCTGAGCGGGGGAACCTGGCGACGGAGGTGCACGCAGGCGGCACCGGGTCGCAGTCCTGGTCCGAGGGGAACCTCGTGCGGCCCCTCGTTCACGGAGCTACCTACTTCGCCAGACTGCATGAAGAGCTGACAGCCCTGCGCGAGGGGGACCGCGTGTGGTTCACCGACTGGCGCGGCGACGGCGACGAACGGCTGACGGAGGACGGCCCGTCGATCGGCACGTTGCTTGCGGATCTGGCGCGCAAGGGTGTGGAAGTGCGGGGCCTGATTTGGAGATCCCACGGAGAGCGCGTGTCGGCGCCGATCAGCGGCCGGTCCAACGAGCTCATGAGCCGCCAGGTCAACGACGCAGGCGGAGAGGTGCTGTTGGATCAGCGTGTCCGCCTCTTCGGCTCCCACCACCAGAAACTCTTCGTCATCCGCCGTCGTGACGACCCGTCGCGAGACGTCGCGTTCGTCGGTGGAATCGACCTCTCCCACAGCAGGCGCGACGATGCCGGCCACGCGGGAGATCCGCAAGCAGTGACGATGGATCCCCGGTACGGGAAACAGCCGCCGTGGCACGACGCCGCCCTCGAACTCCGCGGGCCCGTGGTGGGAGATGTGCTCGCATTGTTCGCCGAACGGTGGAACGATCCGCATCCCCTGGACCACCGCACTCCTTACCGGATGCTGCTGCATCGCCTCGCCCGCATGCCACGGCACCCCGAGCCGCTTCCAGACACTGCTCCGCCACCACCACCCGCGGGCCCCCACGCCGTACAGTTGCTGCGCACCTACGGCGTGAAGCATCCCCCGTTCCCCTTCGCGCCCGAAGGGGAACGGAGCATTGCCCGTGGTTATGCGAAAGCCTTCTCCCGTGCCCGCTCGCTGATCTACATCGAGGACCAGTACCTGTGGTCGACAGAGGTCGCGGCCGGCATCGCTTCGGCCCTGGAACGGAACCCCGATCTCAAGGTGATCGCGGTTGTGCCCCGGTACCCGGACTCCGACGGCTTCTTCGGAGGGCCGCCCAGGCGGATCGGGCAAGTGCGCGCCATGGGGATACTGCACCGGGCTGCGCCCGGCAGGGTCGGCGTGTTCGATCTGGAGAACAGCGCCGGAACACCGATCTACGTGCACGCCAAGATCTGCATCATCGACGACGTCTGGTTCGCCTGCGGCTCGGACAACTTCAACCGTCGATCCTGGACCTCGGACAGCGAACTCACCTGCGCCGTACTCGACACCACGAGCGGCACGCCGGAAACGACCCGCACAGACACCGGACAAGATTCCTACCGTCCGCTGGCCCGCGAGTTCCGGGTCCAACTCTGGGCCGAACACCTAGGCCTGGATCCGGACGACCCCCGCCTCCAGGACCCGGCAGCCGGGTTCGACCTGTGGAACAGCACCGCTGAGGCTCTGGACCGATGGAATGATGCCGGCCGCCGCGCACCCCGTCCCGCGGGGCAGGTACGGCGCCATACCCCGGCACCCGTGACGCCCCTCCAACGCCTCTGGGCGGAGCCCCTCAGCCGCCTCGTCGTCGACCCCGACGGCCGTCCCCGCCGATCACGCGGCACCAACGATTTCTAG
- a CDS encoding helix-turn-helix domain-containing protein, whose translation MAHNNPMTENLLTVAEIAAQMRVSKMTVYRLVQSGAMHGIRFGRSYRVPEAAVQQYLDSVNSGH comes from the coding sequence ATGGCGCATAACAACCCCATGACAGAGAACCTACTGACGGTTGCGGAGATAGCCGCCCAGATGCGGGTATCGAAGATGACGGTGTACCGACTGGTGCAGTCCGGCGCGATGCACGGTATCCGGTTCGGCCGCTCCTACCGGGTGCCGGAAGCGGCCGTGCAGCAGTACCTCGACTCCGTGAACTCAGGGCACTGA
- a CDS encoding Ig-like domain-containing protein — translation MSREEPGSDPGSSRLLPLFSAEGWAPFVASVLSRLYLGTVLNLALIAVLPALLGWHGTIVQSGSMEPHISAGDVVLAAPLAPAAPVPVGGVVEFSSPASAEPSGIEKTRLHRIVGDNADGTFVTAGDANADADSTPLTREQITGQARLLVPMAGLPGLWLGTGNLPALALWSVVTLFAVVMALFGGRPVGGPEKSERADGNALHEDTTGPSATAAGAGMPEVTGSPEPRPSGVRALAVRASAAVGIMAALIALVLAGAAMFSSAAFTASTANAANTFSAAADWTPPSVTITNPGPSVQGGTTLTAEVVDEQSGIRSVSIEYLPAGSMTWTVACATVAAPYTCVWDTQSVPDGSYKLRAVGTNTIGLSGTSAEIDTRVMNAFGIALSDLGEIQRGTVNLVATITSGSASKGYAVRVEYSLAGTNRWSALCANLTAPYNCSWNTTGFANDYYDLRAVAVSGSTVTYSETMTDVLVDNLGPVVVMSDPGTPLSGTRTFTATATDAHSGVAQTQVQYSRSGTTTWTTLCTVDIAPFSCRFDTTALAYGSYNFRAVATDAAGISTTSAVVSNRMVDNTITSVSVEDPGAYLSGTARLTASANSTAGISRVRIQTAPAGTSTWTTRCTVTATPYSCDWDTRATTDGLYDLRAVLTESTGRETVSATITERRVDNSPLRGTDIQAANGPGTAGTLGTGDTLTLTYSQQINPTTVTAGWNGAALPVTVRLRDGNLLGLGNTGDTIDVQRNGSTVNLGSANLKQNYAKSRRTVTLNATMTATTTTSNGVPRTVVTVTLGTIASGAGSLRTTTTSAAMIWSPAAAVTSTAGLPSSTAPVTETGLLDRDF, via the coding sequence ATGAGCCGGGAGGAACCCGGGTCAGACCCGGGTTCCTCCCGGCTCCTCCCACTGTTCTCCGCCGAGGGCTGGGCACCTTTCGTCGCGTCCGTCCTGTCGCGGTTGTATCTGGGTACGGTGCTGAACCTCGCACTGATTGCCGTCCTGCCTGCATTGCTCGGATGGCACGGCACGATCGTCCAGAGCGGGTCGATGGAGCCGCATATCAGTGCCGGCGATGTCGTCCTCGCAGCACCCCTGGCCCCCGCGGCGCCGGTCCCGGTCGGAGGGGTGGTTGAGTTCAGCAGTCCGGCTTCGGCCGAGCCCAGTGGGATCGAGAAGACCCGGCTCCACAGGATCGTCGGCGACAATGCGGACGGCACGTTCGTCACTGCCGGAGATGCAAACGCCGATGCGGACAGCACGCCGCTGACCCGGGAGCAGATTACGGGGCAGGCCCGGCTCCTCGTCCCGATGGCCGGACTACCCGGATTATGGCTGGGTACCGGAAACCTTCCGGCGCTGGCACTGTGGTCCGTAGTGACCTTGTTCGCCGTCGTGATGGCCCTCTTCGGCGGCCGCCCGGTCGGCGGACCGGAGAAAAGCGAGCGCGCAGACGGGAACGCGCTCCATGAGGACACAACCGGCCCGTCTGCGACGGCCGCTGGTGCCGGCATGCCGGAGGTGACCGGATCACCCGAGCCCAGGCCATCTGGCGTGAGAGCCCTCGCGGTAAGGGCCAGTGCTGCGGTGGGGATCATGGCCGCATTGATTGCCCTTGTTCTCGCCGGCGCTGCCATGTTCTCGTCGGCCGCGTTCACCGCCAGCACGGCCAATGCCGCCAACACCTTCAGCGCTGCTGCCGACTGGACGCCACCGTCCGTCACCATCACGAACCCCGGCCCGTCGGTGCAGGGCGGCACGACTTTGACGGCTGAGGTCGTCGACGAACAGTCGGGTATCCGTAGCGTGAGCATCGAGTACCTGCCGGCGGGAAGCATGACGTGGACCGTGGCGTGCGCAACGGTCGCAGCACCCTACACCTGCGTGTGGGACACCCAAAGCGTTCCGGACGGCTCCTACAAGCTGAGGGCCGTAGGCACGAACACCATCGGCCTCAGTGGTACCTCCGCCGAGATCGATACCCGGGTAATGAATGCATTCGGCATCGCCCTCTCCGACCTGGGCGAGATCCAACGCGGAACGGTCAACCTCGTCGCGACAATCACTTCTGGCTCGGCCTCGAAGGGCTACGCCGTCCGGGTGGAATACTCCCTGGCTGGTACGAACCGATGGAGTGCCCTCTGCGCGAATCTCACCGCACCCTACAACTGCTCGTGGAACACGACCGGCTTCGCCAACGACTACTACGACCTGCGCGCCGTCGCCGTCTCGGGAAGCACCGTGACCTACTCGGAGACGATGACGGATGTCCTGGTCGACAATCTGGGACCGGTCGTCGTGATGTCCGACCCCGGTACGCCACTGAGCGGCACCAGGACGTTCACGGCGACCGCCACGGATGCGCACTCCGGTGTCGCCCAGACCCAGGTCCAATACTCCCGGTCGGGCACCACCACCTGGACCACCCTGTGCACCGTTGATATCGCCCCGTTCTCGTGCCGGTTCGACACCACGGCCCTGGCCTACGGCTCGTACAACTTCCGCGCCGTCGCCACCGACGCCGCGGGCATCAGCACCACCTCGGCCGTCGTATCGAATCGGATGGTGGACAACACGATCACCTCCGTGTCGGTGGAGGATCCCGGCGCGTACCTTTCCGGCACAGCCAGGCTCACTGCATCCGCAAACTCCACTGCCGGGATCAGCAGGGTGCGCATCCAAACCGCGCCCGCGGGAACCTCAACCTGGACCACGCGCTGCACCGTCACGGCGACGCCGTACAGCTGCGACTGGGACACGCGGGCCACCACTGACGGCCTGTACGACCTGCGCGCCGTCCTCACCGAAAGCACCGGGCGTGAGACGGTATCCGCCACCATCACCGAGCGCCGGGTGGATAACAGTCCACTGCGCGGAACCGATATCCAGGCGGCCAATGGTCCCGGTACGGCGGGCACGCTGGGAACTGGTGACACCTTGACGCTGACCTACAGCCAGCAGATCAACCCCACCACGGTGACCGCCGGCTGGAACGGGGCCGCACTGCCCGTGACGGTCCGCCTCCGCGACGGAAACCTGCTGGGCCTCGGTAACACAGGGGACACCATCGACGTCCAGCGGAACGGCAGCACCGTCAACCTCGGATCGGCGAACCTGAAGCAGAACTACGCCAAGAGCCGCAGGACGGTGACCCTCAACGCAACGATGACCGCGACGACGACAACCAGCAACGGCGTTCCGCGCACGGTGGTCACGGTGACGCTGGGTACGATCGCGAGCGGCGCAGGCAGCCTGCGCACCACGACGACGTCCGCAGCCATGATCTGGAGCCCCGCCGCCGCCGTCACCAGCACAGCCGGCCTTCCGTCCTCCACCGCCCCTGTGACCGAAACCGGCCTCCTGGACAGGGACTTCTGA
- a CDS encoding amino acid permease yields the protein MTIPTSTHPDDADLTSLGYEPSLHRKLGRYASFAAGFSFVSILTTIFQLFAFGYSFAGPAFFWTWPIVLVGQLLVALNFAELAARYPLSGAVYQWARRVGGETVGWFAGWFMAVAQVVTAAAAAIALQVVLPQLWSGFQLVGGDSALNTVTGAANAVVLGAILLVATTVINAMGVRLMAHINSVGVTCEIVGVIAVVLALLTAAQRGPDVVLDTTALQGSDLGAVGAFLVSGLMAAYVMVGFNSAGELSEETKDPRRTAPRTIISALAISGVGGALMIITALMAAPSLDDGRLATEGLPYVLTAVLGTFWGKVLLVDVAIAIFVCTLAIQTAGSRLVFSMARDGKLPASTLLSTVHPRRGTPMWPSIAIGALAVGVLAINVGNAALFTTLTSVCIVMVYIAYLLVTVPQLVNRLRGDWDRVGQTMPSGLFSLGRWGLPVNVLAVLYGAVMVVNLSWPRPEVYDPAGENGILLYSAPLMVTVVLLGGLWIRRSIAAKAS from the coding sequence ATGACGATTCCCACCTCGACCCACCCGGACGACGCCGACCTCACCTCCCTCGGCTATGAGCCCTCCCTGCACCGCAAGCTGGGCCGCTACGCGTCCTTCGCGGCGGGTTTCTCCTTCGTCTCCATCCTCACCACGATCTTCCAGCTCTTCGCCTTCGGGTATTCGTTCGCCGGCCCTGCGTTCTTCTGGACCTGGCCGATCGTCCTCGTGGGCCAGCTGCTCGTGGCCCTGAACTTCGCCGAACTGGCCGCCCGCTATCCGCTGTCGGGCGCGGTGTACCAGTGGGCTCGGCGCGTGGGCGGCGAGACGGTGGGTTGGTTCGCCGGCTGGTTCATGGCAGTGGCGCAGGTGGTCACGGCCGCCGCCGCAGCCATCGCCCTGCAGGTCGTGCTGCCGCAGCTGTGGAGCGGTTTCCAGCTCGTCGGCGGCGACTCGGCGCTCAACACCGTCACGGGCGCCGCGAACGCCGTCGTCCTGGGTGCCATCCTCCTGGTCGCCACCACCGTCATCAACGCGATGGGCGTCCGACTCATGGCCCACATCAACTCGGTGGGCGTGACCTGCGAGATCGTCGGCGTCATCGCCGTCGTCCTCGCCCTTCTCACCGCCGCGCAGCGCGGGCCCGACGTCGTTCTGGACACCACGGCGCTGCAGGGCTCGGACCTCGGAGCCGTCGGAGCGTTCCTCGTCTCCGGCCTCATGGCCGCCTACGTCATGGTGGGCTTCAACTCCGCCGGCGAGCTCTCCGAGGAGACCAAGGACCCGCGCCGCACCGCGCCCCGCACCATCATCTCCGCCCTGGCGATCTCCGGGGTCGGCGGAGCCCTCATGATCATCACCGCGCTCATGGCGGCACCGAGCCTCGACGACGGCCGCCTCGCCACCGAAGGGCTCCCCTACGTCCTGACCGCGGTCCTCGGCACCTTCTGGGGCAAGGTCCTGCTGGTCGACGTCGCCATCGCGATCTTCGTCTGCACCCTCGCCATCCAGACCGCCGGCTCACGCCTGGTCTTCTCGATGGCACGGGACGGCAAGCTCCCCGCCTCGACGCTGCTCTCCACCGTCCACCCCCGCCGGGGCACCCCGATGTGGCCCTCCATCGCCATCGGCGCCCTCGCCGTCGGCGTCCTGGCCATCAACGTGGGCAACGCAGCCCTCTTCACCACCCTGACCAGCGTCTGCATCGTCATGGTGTACATCGCGTACCTCCTGGTCACCGTTCCGCAGCTGGTCAACCGGCTGCGCGGCGACTGGGACCGCGTAGGCCAGACCATGCCGTCGGGCCTCTTCTCCCTGGGCCGCTGGGGCCTGCCCGTGAACGTGCTCGCCGTCCTGTACGGCGCCGTCATGGTGGTCAACCTGTCCTGGCCCCGCCCCGAGGTCTACGACCCGGCCGGCGAGAACGGCATCCTCCTCTACTCCGCCCCCCTGATGGTCACCGTCGTGCTGCTCGGAGGTCTCTGGATCCGCCGGAGCATCGCAGCCAAGGCCTCCTAG